In a genomic window of Epinephelus lanceolatus isolate andai-2023 chromosome 3, ASM4190304v1, whole genome shotgun sequence:
- the rbm47 gene encoding RNA-binding protein 47 isoform X3, whose protein sequence is MTAEDPASSSTMSNNAAPKPSKPAGASHHPLHGQMNIPEGVAGAPNEAALVSLMERTGYGMVQENGQRKYGPPPGWNAATPPRGCEIFVGKIPRDVYEDELVPVFESVGRIYEMRLMMDFDGKNRGYAFVMYTEKHEAKRAVRELNNYEVRPGRLLGVCSSVDNCRLFIGGIPKTKKREEILEEVSKVTEGVLDVIVYASAADKMKNRGFAFVEYESHRAAAMARRKLMPGRIQLWGHQIAVDWAEPEIDVDEDVMETVKILYVRNLMMETSEETIRQVFSQWNPGCVERVKKIRDYAFVHFTSRDDAVMAMDHLNGTEVEGSCIEVTLAKPVDKEQYSRQKASKGASATPEPTQQNYVYQCDPYTLAYYGYPYNTLIGPNRDYFVKAGTVRGRGRAAAGNRTPGPRGSYLGGYSAGRGIYSRYHEGKTKQPEKPYELMPSLELAASVNPVGIKPGTMALPTLGGQYPVFSTAPAAKLMEEGKVHTVEHLINPLAMQHPEHTPATAAAAATVLPAVSTPPPFQGRPITPVYAMAHNVQRIPAGGGLYGAGYVPITNYAANTAALAALQKNAAVAAAAYGGYAGYAVPQAFPAAAFQLPIHDVYQTY, encoded by the exons ATGACAGCCGAAGATCCCGCTTCCTCCTCGACCATGAGCAATAACGCTGCCCCCAAACCCTCCAAACCTGCTGGTGCCTCCCACCACCCTCTTCATGGACAGATGAACATCCCTGAAGGAGTTGCAGGTGCTCCCAATGAGGCTGCACTGGTGTCCCTAATGGAGCGCACTGGCTATGGTATGGTCCAGGAAAATGGTCAGCGTAAATATGGCCCTCCTCCTGGTTGGAATGCTGCAACTCCACCACGTGGATGTGAAATCTTTGTGGGCAAGATCCCACGGGACGTTTATGAGGATGAGCTGGTCCCAGTGTTTGAGTCTGTTGGACGCATCTATGAGATGCGGCTGATGATGGACTTTGATGGGAAGAACAGAGGGTATGCATTTGTGATGTACACAGAGAAACATGAGGCCAAGCGTGCTGTCCGTGAGCTCAACAACTATGAAGTGCGGCCCGGGAGGCTGTTGGGGGTCTGTTCTTCCGTGGACAACTGTCGTCTTTTCATTGGTGGCATCCCCAAGACCAAAAAGCGTGAGGAGATCCTGGAGGAGGTCTCCAAGGTGACGGAAGGGGTACTAGATGTGATAGTTTATGCCAGTGCTGCAGACAAGATGAAGAACAGAGGCTTTGCCTTTGTAGAGTATGAGTCACACCGTGCAGCTGCCATGGCTCGCAGGAAGTTGATGCCTGGGCGTATTCAGCTTTGGGGCCACCAGATTGCAGTGGACTGGGCTGAACCGGAGATTGATGTAGACGAAGATGTTATGGAGACAGTGAAAATCCTCTACGTAAGAAATCTTATGATGGAGACCAGTGAGGAGACGATCAGACAG GTTTTCAGCCAGTGGAATCCTGGATGTGTTGAACGTGTGAAGAAAATCCGTGACTATGCCTTCGTCCACTTTACTTCCCGGGATGATGCTGTTATGGCCATGGACCACCTTAATGGCACAGAGGTGGAAGGGTCCTGCATTGAGGTGACGCTTGCCAAGCCAGTTGATAAGGAGCAGTACTCACGTCAGAAGGCCTCCAAGGGAGCTTCTGCCACTCCAGAGCCTACTCAGCAGAACTATGTCTACCAGTGTGATCCCTATACATTGGCCTACTACGGTTATCCCTACAACACCCTCATTGGACCCAACAGAGACTACTTCGTCAAAG CAGGTACTGTGCGAGGTCGTGGTCGTGCTGCTGCAGGTAACCGTACCCCTGGGCCACGGGGGTCGTACCTGGGGGGTTACTCTGCTGGTCGTGGCATCTACAGCCGCTACCATGAGGGCAAGACCAAGCAGCCCGAAAAGCCCTATGAGCTGATGCCCAGTCTGGAGCTCGCTGCCTCTGTCAACCCCGTTGGCATCAAACCTGGCACAA TGGCATTGCCAACTCTGGGTGGGCAGTATCCAGTGTTCAGCACGGCTCCTGCAGCCAAGCTGATGGAGGAGGGGAAGGTGCACACGGTGGAGCACCTTATCAACCCTCTGGCCATGCAACACCCTGAGCACACccctgctactgctgctgctgctgccaccgtCCTACCTGCGGTCTCCACCCCTCCACCTTTTCAG GGCCGTCCTATCACTCCAGTCTATGCCATGGCCCATAATGTACAGCGTATCCCAGCAGGCGGTGGCCTGTATGGAGCTGGATACGTCCCCATCACAAACTACGCTGCCAACACAGCAGCTCTAGCCGCTCTGCAGAAGAATGCAGCGGTGGCGGCTGCAGCATATGGGGGATACGCAGGCTACGCAGTGCCACAGGCCTTTCCCGCCGCAGCCTTCCAGCTGCCCATCCACGATGTCTACCAGACATATTGA
- the rbm47 gene encoding RNA-binding protein 47 isoform X2, translating into MTAEDPASSSTMSNNAAPKPSKPAGASHHPLHGQMNIPEGVAGAPNEAALVSLMERTGYGMVQENGQRKYGPPPGWNAATPPRGCEIFVGKIPRDVYEDELVPVFESVGRIYEMRLMMDFDGKNRGYAFVMYTEKHEAKRAVRELNNYEVRPGRLLGVCSSVDNCRLFIGGIPKTKKREEILEEVSKVTEGVLDVIVYASAADKMKNRGFAFVEYESHRAAAMARRKLMPGRIQLWGHQIAVDWAEPEIDVDEDVMETVKILYVRNLMMETSEETIRQVFSQWNPGCVERVKKIRDYAFVHFTSRDDAVMAMDHLNGTEVEGSCIEVTLAKPVDKEQYSRQKASKGASATPEPTQQNYVYQCDPYTLAYYGYPYNTLIGPNRDYFVKGSPMIQNNGTVRGRGRAAAGNRTPGPRGSYLGGYSAGRGIYSRYHEGKTKQPEKPYELMPSLELAASVNPVGIKPGTMALPTLGGQYPVFSTAPAAKLMEEGKVHTVEHLINPLAMQHPEHTPATAAAAATVLPAVSTPPPFQGRPITPVYAMAHNVQRIPAGGGLYGAGYVPITNYAANTAALAALQKNAAVAAAAYGGYAGYAVPQAFPAAAFQLPIHDVYQTY; encoded by the exons ATGACAGCCGAAGATCCCGCTTCCTCCTCGACCATGAGCAATAACGCTGCCCCCAAACCCTCCAAACCTGCTGGTGCCTCCCACCACCCTCTTCATGGACAGATGAACATCCCTGAAGGAGTTGCAGGTGCTCCCAATGAGGCTGCACTGGTGTCCCTAATGGAGCGCACTGGCTATGGTATGGTCCAGGAAAATGGTCAGCGTAAATATGGCCCTCCTCCTGGTTGGAATGCTGCAACTCCACCACGTGGATGTGAAATCTTTGTGGGCAAGATCCCACGGGACGTTTATGAGGATGAGCTGGTCCCAGTGTTTGAGTCTGTTGGACGCATCTATGAGATGCGGCTGATGATGGACTTTGATGGGAAGAACAGAGGGTATGCATTTGTGATGTACACAGAGAAACATGAGGCCAAGCGTGCTGTCCGTGAGCTCAACAACTATGAAGTGCGGCCCGGGAGGCTGTTGGGGGTCTGTTCTTCCGTGGACAACTGTCGTCTTTTCATTGGTGGCATCCCCAAGACCAAAAAGCGTGAGGAGATCCTGGAGGAGGTCTCCAAGGTGACGGAAGGGGTACTAGATGTGATAGTTTATGCCAGTGCTGCAGACAAGATGAAGAACAGAGGCTTTGCCTTTGTAGAGTATGAGTCACACCGTGCAGCTGCCATGGCTCGCAGGAAGTTGATGCCTGGGCGTATTCAGCTTTGGGGCCACCAGATTGCAGTGGACTGGGCTGAACCGGAGATTGATGTAGACGAAGATGTTATGGAGACAGTGAAAATCCTCTACGTAAGAAATCTTATGATGGAGACCAGTGAGGAGACGATCAGACAG GTTTTCAGCCAGTGGAATCCTGGATGTGTTGAACGTGTGAAGAAAATCCGTGACTATGCCTTCGTCCACTTTACTTCCCGGGATGATGCTGTTATGGCCATGGACCACCTTAATGGCACAGAGGTGGAAGGGTCCTGCATTGAGGTGACGCTTGCCAAGCCAGTTGATAAGGAGCAGTACTCACGTCAGAAGGCCTCCAAGGGAGCTTCTGCCACTCCAGAGCCTACTCAGCAGAACTATGTCTACCAGTGTGATCCCTATACATTGGCCTACTACGGTTATCCCTACAACACCCTCATTGGACCCAACAGAGACTACTTCGTCAAAG GATCCCCAATGATACAGAACAATG GTACTGTGCGAGGTCGTGGTCGTGCTGCTGCAGGTAACCGTACCCCTGGGCCACGGGGGTCGTACCTGGGGGGTTACTCTGCTGGTCGTGGCATCTACAGCCGCTACCATGAGGGCAAGACCAAGCAGCCCGAAAAGCCCTATGAGCTGATGCCCAGTCTGGAGCTCGCTGCCTCTGTCAACCCCGTTGGCATCAAACCTGGCACAA TGGCATTGCCAACTCTGGGTGGGCAGTATCCAGTGTTCAGCACGGCTCCTGCAGCCAAGCTGATGGAGGAGGGGAAGGTGCACACGGTGGAGCACCTTATCAACCCTCTGGCCATGCAACACCCTGAGCACACccctgctactgctgctgctgctgccaccgtCCTACCTGCGGTCTCCACCCCTCCACCTTTTCAG GGCCGTCCTATCACTCCAGTCTATGCCATGGCCCATAATGTACAGCGTATCCCAGCAGGCGGTGGCCTGTATGGAGCTGGATACGTCCCCATCACAAACTACGCTGCCAACACAGCAGCTCTAGCCGCTCTGCAGAAGAATGCAGCGGTGGCGGCTGCAGCATATGGGGGATACGCAGGCTACGCAGTGCCACAGGCCTTTCCCGCCGCAGCCTTCCAGCTGCCCATCCACGATGTCTACCAGACATATTGA
- the rbm47 gene encoding RNA-binding protein 47 isoform X4, whose translation MTAEDPASSSTMSNNAAPKPSKPAGASHHPLHGQMNIPEGVAGAPNEAALVSLMERTGYGMVQENGQRKYGPPPGWNAATPPRGCEIFVGKIPRDVYEDELVPVFESVGRIYEMRLMMDFDGKNRGYAFVMYTEKHEAKRAVRELNNYEVRPGRLLGVCSSVDNCRLFIGGIPKTKKREEILEEVSKVTEGVLDVIVYASAADKMKNRGFAFVEYESHRAAAMARRKLMPGRIQLWGHQIAVDWAEPEIDVDEDVMETVKILYVRNLMMETSEETIRQVFSQWNPGCVERVKKIRDYAFVHFTSRDDAVMAMDHLNGTEVEGSCIEVTLAKPVDKEQYSRQKASKGASATPEPTQQNYVYQCDPYTLAYYGYPYNTLIGPNRDYFVKGTVRGRGRAAAGNRTPGPRGSYLGGYSAGRGIYSRYHEGKTKQPEKPYELMPSLELAASVNPVGIKPGTMALPTLGGQYPVFSTAPAAKLMEEGKVHTVEHLINPLAMQHPEHTPATAAAAATVLPAVSTPPPFQGRPITPVYAMAHNVQRIPAGGGLYGAGYVPITNYAANTAALAALQKNAAVAAAAYGGYAGYAVPQAFPAAAFQLPIHDVYQTY comes from the exons ATGACAGCCGAAGATCCCGCTTCCTCCTCGACCATGAGCAATAACGCTGCCCCCAAACCCTCCAAACCTGCTGGTGCCTCCCACCACCCTCTTCATGGACAGATGAACATCCCTGAAGGAGTTGCAGGTGCTCCCAATGAGGCTGCACTGGTGTCCCTAATGGAGCGCACTGGCTATGGTATGGTCCAGGAAAATGGTCAGCGTAAATATGGCCCTCCTCCTGGTTGGAATGCTGCAACTCCACCACGTGGATGTGAAATCTTTGTGGGCAAGATCCCACGGGACGTTTATGAGGATGAGCTGGTCCCAGTGTTTGAGTCTGTTGGACGCATCTATGAGATGCGGCTGATGATGGACTTTGATGGGAAGAACAGAGGGTATGCATTTGTGATGTACACAGAGAAACATGAGGCCAAGCGTGCTGTCCGTGAGCTCAACAACTATGAAGTGCGGCCCGGGAGGCTGTTGGGGGTCTGTTCTTCCGTGGACAACTGTCGTCTTTTCATTGGTGGCATCCCCAAGACCAAAAAGCGTGAGGAGATCCTGGAGGAGGTCTCCAAGGTGACGGAAGGGGTACTAGATGTGATAGTTTATGCCAGTGCTGCAGACAAGATGAAGAACAGAGGCTTTGCCTTTGTAGAGTATGAGTCACACCGTGCAGCTGCCATGGCTCGCAGGAAGTTGATGCCTGGGCGTATTCAGCTTTGGGGCCACCAGATTGCAGTGGACTGGGCTGAACCGGAGATTGATGTAGACGAAGATGTTATGGAGACAGTGAAAATCCTCTACGTAAGAAATCTTATGATGGAGACCAGTGAGGAGACGATCAGACAG GTTTTCAGCCAGTGGAATCCTGGATGTGTTGAACGTGTGAAGAAAATCCGTGACTATGCCTTCGTCCACTTTACTTCCCGGGATGATGCTGTTATGGCCATGGACCACCTTAATGGCACAGAGGTGGAAGGGTCCTGCATTGAGGTGACGCTTGCCAAGCCAGTTGATAAGGAGCAGTACTCACGTCAGAAGGCCTCCAAGGGAGCTTCTGCCACTCCAGAGCCTACTCAGCAGAACTATGTCTACCAGTGTGATCCCTATACATTGGCCTACTACGGTTATCCCTACAACACCCTCATTGGACCCAACAGAGACTACTTCGTCAAAG GTACTGTGCGAGGTCGTGGTCGTGCTGCTGCAGGTAACCGTACCCCTGGGCCACGGGGGTCGTACCTGGGGGGTTACTCTGCTGGTCGTGGCATCTACAGCCGCTACCATGAGGGCAAGACCAAGCAGCCCGAAAAGCCCTATGAGCTGATGCCCAGTCTGGAGCTCGCTGCCTCTGTCAACCCCGTTGGCATCAAACCTGGCACAA TGGCATTGCCAACTCTGGGTGGGCAGTATCCAGTGTTCAGCACGGCTCCTGCAGCCAAGCTGATGGAGGAGGGGAAGGTGCACACGGTGGAGCACCTTATCAACCCTCTGGCCATGCAACACCCTGAGCACACccctgctactgctgctgctgctgccaccgtCCTACCTGCGGTCTCCACCCCTCCACCTTTTCAG GGCCGTCCTATCACTCCAGTCTATGCCATGGCCCATAATGTACAGCGTATCCCAGCAGGCGGTGGCCTGTATGGAGCTGGATACGTCCCCATCACAAACTACGCTGCCAACACAGCAGCTCTAGCCGCTCTGCAGAAGAATGCAGCGGTGGCGGCTGCAGCATATGGGGGATACGCAGGCTACGCAGTGCCACAGGCCTTTCCCGCCGCAGCCTTCCAGCTGCCCATCCACGATGTCTACCAGACATATTGA
- the rbm47 gene encoding RNA-binding protein 47 isoform X6: MTAEDPASSSTMSNNAAPKPSKPAGASHHPLHGQMNIPEGVAGAPNEAALVSLMERTGYGMVQENGQRKYGPPPGWNAATPPRGCEIFVGKIPRDVYEDELVPVFESVGRIYEMRLMMDFDGKNRGYAFVMYTEKHEAKRAVRELNNYEVRPGRLLGVCSSVDNCRLFIGGIPKTKKREEILEEVSKVTEGVLDVIVYASAADKMKNRGFAFVEYESHRAAAMARRKLMPGRIQLWGHQIAVDWAEPEIDVDEDVMETVKILYVRNLMMETSEETIRQVFSQWNPGCVERVKKIRDYAFVHFTSRDDAVMAMDHLNGTEVEGSCIEVTLAKPVDKEQYSRQKASKGASATPEPTQQNYVYQCDPYTLAYYGYPYNTLIGPNRDYFVKVALPTLGGQYPVFSTAPAAKLMEEGKVHTVEHLINPLAMQHPEHTPATAAAAATVLPAVSTPPPFQGRPITPVYAMAHNVQRIPAGGGLYGAGYVPITNYAANTAALAALQKNAAVAAAAYGGYAGYAVPQAFPAAAFQLPIHDVYQTY; encoded by the exons ATGACAGCCGAAGATCCCGCTTCCTCCTCGACCATGAGCAATAACGCTGCCCCCAAACCCTCCAAACCTGCTGGTGCCTCCCACCACCCTCTTCATGGACAGATGAACATCCCTGAAGGAGTTGCAGGTGCTCCCAATGAGGCTGCACTGGTGTCCCTAATGGAGCGCACTGGCTATGGTATGGTCCAGGAAAATGGTCAGCGTAAATATGGCCCTCCTCCTGGTTGGAATGCTGCAACTCCACCACGTGGATGTGAAATCTTTGTGGGCAAGATCCCACGGGACGTTTATGAGGATGAGCTGGTCCCAGTGTTTGAGTCTGTTGGACGCATCTATGAGATGCGGCTGATGATGGACTTTGATGGGAAGAACAGAGGGTATGCATTTGTGATGTACACAGAGAAACATGAGGCCAAGCGTGCTGTCCGTGAGCTCAACAACTATGAAGTGCGGCCCGGGAGGCTGTTGGGGGTCTGTTCTTCCGTGGACAACTGTCGTCTTTTCATTGGTGGCATCCCCAAGACCAAAAAGCGTGAGGAGATCCTGGAGGAGGTCTCCAAGGTGACGGAAGGGGTACTAGATGTGATAGTTTATGCCAGTGCTGCAGACAAGATGAAGAACAGAGGCTTTGCCTTTGTAGAGTATGAGTCACACCGTGCAGCTGCCATGGCTCGCAGGAAGTTGATGCCTGGGCGTATTCAGCTTTGGGGCCACCAGATTGCAGTGGACTGGGCTGAACCGGAGATTGATGTAGACGAAGATGTTATGGAGACAGTGAAAATCCTCTACGTAAGAAATCTTATGATGGAGACCAGTGAGGAGACGATCAGACAG GTTTTCAGCCAGTGGAATCCTGGATGTGTTGAACGTGTGAAGAAAATCCGTGACTATGCCTTCGTCCACTTTACTTCCCGGGATGATGCTGTTATGGCCATGGACCACCTTAATGGCACAGAGGTGGAAGGGTCCTGCATTGAGGTGACGCTTGCCAAGCCAGTTGATAAGGAGCAGTACTCACGTCAGAAGGCCTCCAAGGGAGCTTCTGCCACTCCAGAGCCTACTCAGCAGAACTATGTCTACCAGTGTGATCCCTATACATTGGCCTACTACGGTTATCCCTACAACACCCTCATTGGACCCAACAGAGACTACTTCGTCAAAG TGGCATTGCCAACTCTGGGTGGGCAGTATCCAGTGTTCAGCACGGCTCCTGCAGCCAAGCTGATGGAGGAGGGGAAGGTGCACACGGTGGAGCACCTTATCAACCCTCTGGCCATGCAACACCCTGAGCACACccctgctactgctgctgctgctgccaccgtCCTACCTGCGGTCTCCACCCCTCCACCTTTTCAG GGCCGTCCTATCACTCCAGTCTATGCCATGGCCCATAATGTACAGCGTATCCCAGCAGGCGGTGGCCTGTATGGAGCTGGATACGTCCCCATCACAAACTACGCTGCCAACACAGCAGCTCTAGCCGCTCTGCAGAAGAATGCAGCGGTGGCGGCTGCAGCATATGGGGGATACGCAGGCTACGCAGTGCCACAGGCCTTTCCCGCCGCAGCCTTCCAGCTGCCCATCCACGATGTCTACCAGACATATTGA
- the rbm47 gene encoding RNA-binding protein 47 isoform X5 — translation MTAEDPASSSTMSNNAAPKPSKPAGASHHPLHGQMNIPEGVAGAPNEAALVSLMERTGYGMVQENGQRKYGPPPGWNAATPPRGCEIFVGKIPRDVYEDELVPVFESVGRIYEMRLMMDFDGKNRGYAFVMYTEKHEAKRAVRELNNYEVRPGRLLGVCSSVDNCRLFIGGIPKTKKREEILEEVSKVTEGVLDVIVYASAADKMKNRGFAFVEYESHRAAAMARRKLMPGRIQLWGHQIAVDWAEPEIDVDEDVMETVKILYVRNLMMETSEETIRQVFSQWNPGCVERVKKIRDYAFVHFTSRDDAVMAMDHLNGTEVEGSCIEVTLAKPVDKEQYSRQKASKGASATPEPTQQNYVYQCDPYTLAYYGYPYNTLIGPNRDYFVKGSPMIQNNVALPTLGGQYPVFSTAPAAKLMEEGKVHTVEHLINPLAMQHPEHTPATAAAAATVLPAVSTPPPFQGRPITPVYAMAHNVQRIPAGGGLYGAGYVPITNYAANTAALAALQKNAAVAAAAYGGYAGYAVPQAFPAAAFQLPIHDVYQTY, via the exons ATGACAGCCGAAGATCCCGCTTCCTCCTCGACCATGAGCAATAACGCTGCCCCCAAACCCTCCAAACCTGCTGGTGCCTCCCACCACCCTCTTCATGGACAGATGAACATCCCTGAAGGAGTTGCAGGTGCTCCCAATGAGGCTGCACTGGTGTCCCTAATGGAGCGCACTGGCTATGGTATGGTCCAGGAAAATGGTCAGCGTAAATATGGCCCTCCTCCTGGTTGGAATGCTGCAACTCCACCACGTGGATGTGAAATCTTTGTGGGCAAGATCCCACGGGACGTTTATGAGGATGAGCTGGTCCCAGTGTTTGAGTCTGTTGGACGCATCTATGAGATGCGGCTGATGATGGACTTTGATGGGAAGAACAGAGGGTATGCATTTGTGATGTACACAGAGAAACATGAGGCCAAGCGTGCTGTCCGTGAGCTCAACAACTATGAAGTGCGGCCCGGGAGGCTGTTGGGGGTCTGTTCTTCCGTGGACAACTGTCGTCTTTTCATTGGTGGCATCCCCAAGACCAAAAAGCGTGAGGAGATCCTGGAGGAGGTCTCCAAGGTGACGGAAGGGGTACTAGATGTGATAGTTTATGCCAGTGCTGCAGACAAGATGAAGAACAGAGGCTTTGCCTTTGTAGAGTATGAGTCACACCGTGCAGCTGCCATGGCTCGCAGGAAGTTGATGCCTGGGCGTATTCAGCTTTGGGGCCACCAGATTGCAGTGGACTGGGCTGAACCGGAGATTGATGTAGACGAAGATGTTATGGAGACAGTGAAAATCCTCTACGTAAGAAATCTTATGATGGAGACCAGTGAGGAGACGATCAGACAG GTTTTCAGCCAGTGGAATCCTGGATGTGTTGAACGTGTGAAGAAAATCCGTGACTATGCCTTCGTCCACTTTACTTCCCGGGATGATGCTGTTATGGCCATGGACCACCTTAATGGCACAGAGGTGGAAGGGTCCTGCATTGAGGTGACGCTTGCCAAGCCAGTTGATAAGGAGCAGTACTCACGTCAGAAGGCCTCCAAGGGAGCTTCTGCCACTCCAGAGCCTACTCAGCAGAACTATGTCTACCAGTGTGATCCCTATACATTGGCCTACTACGGTTATCCCTACAACACCCTCATTGGACCCAACAGAGACTACTTCGTCAAAG GATCCCCAATGATACAGAACAATG TGGCATTGCCAACTCTGGGTGGGCAGTATCCAGTGTTCAGCACGGCTCCTGCAGCCAAGCTGATGGAGGAGGGGAAGGTGCACACGGTGGAGCACCTTATCAACCCTCTGGCCATGCAACACCCTGAGCACACccctgctactgctgctgctgctgccaccgtCCTACCTGCGGTCTCCACCCCTCCACCTTTTCAG GGCCGTCCTATCACTCCAGTCTATGCCATGGCCCATAATGTACAGCGTATCCCAGCAGGCGGTGGCCTGTATGGAGCTGGATACGTCCCCATCACAAACTACGCTGCCAACACAGCAGCTCTAGCCGCTCTGCAGAAGAATGCAGCGGTGGCGGCTGCAGCATATGGGGGATACGCAGGCTACGCAGTGCCACAGGCCTTTCCCGCCGCAGCCTTCCAGCTGCCCATCCACGATGTCTACCAGACATATTGA
- the rbm47 gene encoding RNA-binding protein 47 isoform X1 — protein MTAEDPASSSTMSNNAAPKPSKPAGASHHPLHGQMNIPEGVAGAPNEAALVSLMERTGYGMVQENGQRKYGPPPGWNAATPPRGCEIFVGKIPRDVYEDELVPVFESVGRIYEMRLMMDFDGKNRGYAFVMYTEKHEAKRAVRELNNYEVRPGRLLGVCSSVDNCRLFIGGIPKTKKREEILEEVSKVTEGVLDVIVYASAADKMKNRGFAFVEYESHRAAAMARRKLMPGRIQLWGHQIAVDWAEPEIDVDEDVMETVKILYVRNLMMETSEETIRQVFSQWNPGCVERVKKIRDYAFVHFTSRDDAVMAMDHLNGTEVEGSCIEVTLAKPVDKEQYSRQKASKGASATPEPTQQNYVYQCDPYTLAYYGYPYNTLIGPNRDYFVKGSPMIQNNAGTVRGRGRAAAGNRTPGPRGSYLGGYSAGRGIYSRYHEGKTKQPEKPYELMPSLELAASVNPVGIKPGTMALPTLGGQYPVFSTAPAAKLMEEGKVHTVEHLINPLAMQHPEHTPATAAAAATVLPAVSTPPPFQGRPITPVYAMAHNVQRIPAGGGLYGAGYVPITNYAANTAALAALQKNAAVAAAAYGGYAGYAVPQAFPAAAFQLPIHDVYQTY, from the exons ATGACAGCCGAAGATCCCGCTTCCTCCTCGACCATGAGCAATAACGCTGCCCCCAAACCCTCCAAACCTGCTGGTGCCTCCCACCACCCTCTTCATGGACAGATGAACATCCCTGAAGGAGTTGCAGGTGCTCCCAATGAGGCTGCACTGGTGTCCCTAATGGAGCGCACTGGCTATGGTATGGTCCAGGAAAATGGTCAGCGTAAATATGGCCCTCCTCCTGGTTGGAATGCTGCAACTCCACCACGTGGATGTGAAATCTTTGTGGGCAAGATCCCACGGGACGTTTATGAGGATGAGCTGGTCCCAGTGTTTGAGTCTGTTGGACGCATCTATGAGATGCGGCTGATGATGGACTTTGATGGGAAGAACAGAGGGTATGCATTTGTGATGTACACAGAGAAACATGAGGCCAAGCGTGCTGTCCGTGAGCTCAACAACTATGAAGTGCGGCCCGGGAGGCTGTTGGGGGTCTGTTCTTCCGTGGACAACTGTCGTCTTTTCATTGGTGGCATCCCCAAGACCAAAAAGCGTGAGGAGATCCTGGAGGAGGTCTCCAAGGTGACGGAAGGGGTACTAGATGTGATAGTTTATGCCAGTGCTGCAGACAAGATGAAGAACAGAGGCTTTGCCTTTGTAGAGTATGAGTCACACCGTGCAGCTGCCATGGCTCGCAGGAAGTTGATGCCTGGGCGTATTCAGCTTTGGGGCCACCAGATTGCAGTGGACTGGGCTGAACCGGAGATTGATGTAGACGAAGATGTTATGGAGACAGTGAAAATCCTCTACGTAAGAAATCTTATGATGGAGACCAGTGAGGAGACGATCAGACAG GTTTTCAGCCAGTGGAATCCTGGATGTGTTGAACGTGTGAAGAAAATCCGTGACTATGCCTTCGTCCACTTTACTTCCCGGGATGATGCTGTTATGGCCATGGACCACCTTAATGGCACAGAGGTGGAAGGGTCCTGCATTGAGGTGACGCTTGCCAAGCCAGTTGATAAGGAGCAGTACTCACGTCAGAAGGCCTCCAAGGGAGCTTCTGCCACTCCAGAGCCTACTCAGCAGAACTATGTCTACCAGTGTGATCCCTATACATTGGCCTACTACGGTTATCCCTACAACACCCTCATTGGACCCAACAGAGACTACTTCGTCAAAG GATCCCCAATGATACAGAACAATG CAGGTACTGTGCGAGGTCGTGGTCGTGCTGCTGCAGGTAACCGTACCCCTGGGCCACGGGGGTCGTACCTGGGGGGTTACTCTGCTGGTCGTGGCATCTACAGCCGCTACCATGAGGGCAAGACCAAGCAGCCCGAAAAGCCCTATGAGCTGATGCCCAGTCTGGAGCTCGCTGCCTCTGTCAACCCCGTTGGCATCAAACCTGGCACAA TGGCATTGCCAACTCTGGGTGGGCAGTATCCAGTGTTCAGCACGGCTCCTGCAGCCAAGCTGATGGAGGAGGGGAAGGTGCACACGGTGGAGCACCTTATCAACCCTCTGGCCATGCAACACCCTGAGCACACccctgctactgctgctgctgctgccaccgtCCTACCTGCGGTCTCCACCCCTCCACCTTTTCAG GGCCGTCCTATCACTCCAGTCTATGCCATGGCCCATAATGTACAGCGTATCCCAGCAGGCGGTGGCCTGTATGGAGCTGGATACGTCCCCATCACAAACTACGCTGCCAACACAGCAGCTCTAGCCGCTCTGCAGAAGAATGCAGCGGTGGCGGCTGCAGCATATGGGGGATACGCAGGCTACGCAGTGCCACAGGCCTTTCCCGCCGCAGCCTTCCAGCTGCCCATCCACGATGTCTACCAGACATATTGA